Part of the Oscillatoria salina IIICB1 genome, TCTTGCAAAGAGATTTTATTGCTCCATTTATTTCTCGTGTCGGACCAATAATGATTGTGGTCTCGCTACTCTTTGCGCTTCTTTTAGTTTCTAATGATGACAATGCAATGGAGGTTTTAGGGGCTTGTGGCGGTTTTGTTTTTATTGTTATCCTCGACCAAATCACGGTAAGGGAAGAAATAGTCACTAAAGGAATTCTTTATTTTGAATATTTCTATTTTGTCCTCTACTTCTTTATCTTTTTAGTAGCTGTGCTGGCTATTTTATTACTTTCTGAAAAGAAACTGGGATTTGTAAAATATAAAAATAACTTGATTCCTAAATTACTTTTCTTCCCCTGCATTATGAAATTACTGTTAATTATCACTATTTTGGTATTTTCCTAAGCCAAGGAAAAAGACAGTTTGTAGTTGGGCTTTAACTTTCAATGTTCGACTGAATATTTCTAGCTAAAGCACCAACTATAAGCTTAATTATTCAGCCTCTTTCAACATCTCAAGTAGTTTGTCCGCAGCGACAGATTCGCCTTCAAAAATGGAACCAGTAGTCAGATTGTCTAATCGTTTCTTAGCAAGGTTAAGAATGCTTCCTGACAAAGGTAAGTAACCAGCTTCTAAGTAAACAGTCTCATTATCAGAATCAAACAGATACTCGGTCAATTCTTGGACACCATCACGGGTTTCTAAGGAACCTTTATTAATGTATAAAAACAAAGGACGACTTAAAGGTTTGTAATTACCGTTATAAACCATTTCTGGAGTTGGTTCTACACATTGTTCGCTACCATTATCAATAGGTACTAGCTTAATCGGATTTTCCTTTTGTTCCAGTTTTTCTTGGTCGGTAGTTTCTTCTTCTTGGTAATAAGCTTGATAATTACCTAAGTTAACAAAGCCAAGACTGTTAGGATTAGCTTTTACATTCTCAATAACTTCTGTTTGCTGTTCGGAGAGATTATAATCGACGCGGGTATCTGCGTTTTGTTCAATAACTGTATCAGCAAAGTATTCATAGGTATCGGAATCATTATCCGGTCCGTAAAGAACGATTTCGCGGGCGGGATATTCTTGATTAATTTGATTCCAATTTTCGATCTTTTCTATTTTTTCGGGAGTTTCAGTTTCTCCTTCTGGGCTTGGCGGAGTTGCTACTAAGGTTGCAGCTTCTCCTTCTTCAGGTACAGGTTGCCAAATTTCTTTAACTTGTTCTAAAGTAAGGCAGCTTGCCCAGTCGTTGTTAGGGTGAACTACGAGAGTAACTACCTCGAACAAATAAGGTACTTCGACAAATTGGACATTGTTGGCTTCACAAATATCCATTTCTGCTTTACTAATGGGGCGAGAAGCGCCTGCCATGTCCGTATCTCCGAGGCAAAATCGTTTAAAACTAACCTCAGAATTAGATAAACCAACAGTTACCCGAAGTTCGGGATTATCGGTCATAAATTTTTTGGAAATCGCGTCCGAAGCGGGAAAAACTACGGTCGATCCATCAACTATAACATCTTCTTGTATTTCGACGTCTGTAGGGCTAGCTGAACCTGATGTACTAGGGGTTGGTACTTCGGCATCTTCTTTGCTACCAGCGCAACCATTTGCTCCTAGCAAAAGAATCCCCGCCAACACAAAGCTCATCTGACGTTTAATTTTCATTGTCAAATTCCGCAGCTAAAATTCACTTTAATTATATATCCAAAAAATCCGCTTTTTAGTTTGGTGAATACACTAATTTACAATTTTTCAGTTGGAGACTGTGAGTAATTTTACTGAAGAGGTTTATTTCGGGTAATTAACCAAATTGCATGGATAATTCCCAAAGGAACGGCGATAATGCTCAAAAATATATTAATCCAGAAGTTTTGAGTTAAGCCTACTTGTAAATATGTACCTAGAGGAGGCAACCAAACTGCAATCAGTAGCCGGACAATGTAGGGTGTGTTGTTTTTATCAAAAAAGCCAATTTGGATGGGTTTCAGATTGTTATTTGCGGGCTGTGGCGATCGCCTGGGACGCATCGGATAAGTGGGAATTGTGGGAATTTCCGGTTTTTCCAAGGCTTGTTGGGCTTGTTTGGCAGTCTGGAAGCGGTCTTCGGCGGCGGGTTCGAGGATTTTATCCAACCAATTAGCCAAGTCAGAGGAGATTTGGACGCGATCGCGGAAATTAATTTTGAGGCGTTTTTGCGGTAATTCTGTGGGCGATCGATGTGTTAATAAAAAGATTAAGGTTGCGCCTAAACTATACAAATCTGAGGAAAAAAACGCTTGTCCGCGATATTGTTCCGGTGGCATATAACCAAAAGTACCAACAAATGTACCCCCAGCCGTCATGGTATTGCGATAAACATCTTGGACTGCACCAAAATCCACTAAAAATATTTTGCCGTCACTTTGGCGAATAATATTTTTCGGTTTGATATCCCGATGAATCACAGGCGGCATCAGTTGATGCAAATAATCTAAAATAGATAATATTTGAGTGGCGATCTGTTTCACTTCTGCTTCCGTAGCGTGCCAACCACTAGCCACAAGATCCGCTAAGGAAGTACCAGAAACCATTTCCTGTACGAGATAGAAATGGCGATCGCTCTCTGTATCTTCGTGAAAATAGTCTTTATACGCCGGAATTCCTGGATGTTGCAAATTCGCTAGAATTCTTGCTTCTCGCTCAAATAACTCTAAAACCTTCCAATCCTGCACATAACGCAATGATAGCGCCTTCAGTGCCACACGCTGGTAATTCGTCAAATCTTCCGCTTCGTAAGTCGTACTAAAGCCCCCCTCACCCAGAGGTGCAACAATACGATAGCGGCTGCTAATTATGTTACCTGGCTGGTGTCGTGTTTCCATAGATTTTCTCGCTGAAAAAGCCTTCTTTTAATTCAATTCTACTAATCTACTCACCAAGAAATTTTTAGACAAGGAAAGTTGACTAACTAAACTCAAAGTTTATTAATTTAGTCTTCTTTAGATTCAGGCTATCGATGGCGAATACGCAACTCATCAAGTAAATCATTCCCATTTGCAATTAACTCGTTTAGTAATTCTTTAATGTTCTTTTTCGATTATACTGGTATCTTGGTTAGTCATAGATGCAATTCTCGTTAAGTTTACACGGTTTTAACTGTTCTTGTTGTCATTGCGAACTGGGGATTAGGGGCTAAAACTAATTGGAATAATAACTAACAACTAGTAACTGTTTTTTCAGGCTAGAGTTTTTTTCATCAGGGCTAAAGCCCTGACTACTAACTTATTTAATCGTCCATTTGCCAGGGTTCGGTAATATTGTTTTCGTCGATGATTTTTTTCGCACGCAAGATGAGCAAAAGTTGCCCTAAAATTGGCATTTCTGGTAACTCTTCAAACCAGTGAATTTCAACATTTTCTTCGTTAGCAACGAGAAAGTAACTGTTAACATTCCATTCGGTTACTTCTCTGTCTACCACAGCGACAACTTCTTCGGATTTGTTACTAGAAGTATTGGGAAGTTGTTCGCTTTGACATAAAATTGCTACTGGGTCTGTTGCTTTTAAAATTGCTTGCCAACCGGGAAGGGCGATAACAGCACCCTTGCCGGAATATTTAACGATGCGGAAGGGTTCAATTTCCTCTAAAGGCGCAACTGTTTCGATTTCTTTGACAGTTAAAGGTAAGGTTCCAGCTACGGGTACAATTCTCGCTAATTCTGCTTCGGTTTCTTGGCGATAAACTGGTAACAAAGGTGCTTTGCGTGTGGGAACAACGGAAAAATCTGTGAGCAATTTTTCGATTTGTTCTCTAGCTGAAGCCGAGTGAGCAAATTGCAATCCTTTCGCAATTAAACGGGAACGATCTTGAATGTCTTTTTTTGCCCTGGCAACTTTCCAACATTGATAAGCAACGGCATCGCCGGGATGATTAGTAAATCCTTCGGGCAAGTTTTTACTATAACGAGAAAAGTCTTTAATTGCTCTGGCAACTTCGTGCGCTCCATCTACATCTATTTGCTTTTCTTTGGCTAATTCAGCAGCAGCAAGACGTTGTTTGCCATAAAGAATCCGAAATTCATAAAGAATGTCACTTTTGGGTCCTTGGAAATAAGTTTTTATCTCTTCGGAAGCACCTGCTTGAATGATACTTTCATAAACTTGAGCAGCAACAATAATTTGGTTTTGCTGTACTGGTTCAATTCCGGTTTCTTCAAAAAGAGTTTGTGAGTTGTAGCCTGCTTTTTGCAATTTTTGGCAGTTTTGTCCCCACTCTACCCAAGTGCCTTCTTTGTGACGCAGGGAGGTTAATAATTGTAGTGCTTCTGATTCTGATAGTTGAGATTGGGTATTCTGTGGATTTTGAGTCATTACGGTACTAAGTAAAATTGTCTAGATAATTACCAGTTTCGCACAAGAGGTGGCTAGGAATATTTGACTAACTTAGGGTTGATTTTCTGAACATATTCTGGTGATAACAATTTTATATATTTTTAGTCTAGCCAAGAGCGATCGCGTTAAGGGATAATAGAAGTAAATATGTTGAGGCGCAAAGCGCGTCGGCGAAGCCATCGTTGCTCTTACCATTAAATTGCGCTTCAGTTGCCAAAGCTTCACAATTAATTAAGTTTTTCCTTAAACTAACTTATGATGGAAGCAGGGTAGGAAAGCTCAAAGATATATTTTTAGAGTAGGTTAGTAGGGTCGGGCAGACCCGAAAAATGCTCGCCGAGGGTAAAGAATCCGGGGATTATAATTAGCTTGCTAATCATCATCTAGGTTCTCCCGTTGAAGCGAGAATCCTCTCGCCTTTAAGCAGAGGAGTGTCAATGGTAGAGTAAACGATCGGGTTTTAAATCATGGATGTCCAAACAAAACGACTCCCCCCTCGACAGACGAGGCAACAGCAAAGAAGTGCGGAAAGCGCTCTGGGTTTAATATCGACGACAAGTTTTCCGGCGATCGTCGGGACTGCTGATATGATGCTGAAATCGGCAGAAGTAACGCTGGTGGGTTACGAAAAAATTGGTAGTGGTTATTGTACGGCGATCGTGCGTGGGAAAACTGCCGATGTTCGCCTCGCTGTGGAAGAGGGAGCAAAAACTGCCGCCCAGTTTGGACAGTTAGTGGGAAAAACGGTTATTCCTCGACCGATGGCTAATTTAGAAGCAGTATTCCCGATTGGGACTCGTTTGGTAGAATTAGCTCAACAAGAGCAGGGTTATAGTCGCCTCAGTAACAATTCGATTGGTTTGTTGGAAACGAGAGGGTTTCCGGCGATGGTGGGTGCGGCTGATGCGATGCTAAAAGCGGCTGATGTTCAGTTGGCTTCTTATGAAACGATTGGCGATGGTTTGTGTACGGCGATTATTCGGGGTTCGGTGGCGAATGTGGCAGTGGCGATCGAAGCGGGAATGTACGAAGCTGAGAGAATCGGGGAATTGCATTCAGTGATGGTCATTCCGAGATTGATGGAGGATTTGGAACATACGCTACCTGTGGCTAGTTACTGGTTAGATAAACCGGAACCTTTACCTGTTATGTTACCGAAAAAGGTCAAGGAAACAGAAAAGCAACCTGCTTTACCTATTACTGTGCAAGAAGAACAACCGCAGCCGCTTGAATTGCCAGAATTAGACAAAATACCTTTAGAAATTGAACGAAAACAGCAATAATCCTCTTGCTTAACTACTTTAATTCTTGCATGATTTGCACGACCATTTGGGCGAAAGCATCATCTCCCAAACGTAAGAGGGCTTCTTGCAGTAAGTCGGCTTGGGTTTCGCTTCCAGATTGGGAAATTTCGATTGTTGGTACTAAAAAAGCCATGTGCGCGATTAGTTGCTGGATATCTTCACGGATGCGCTTGCGCTTTCTATCTAAGAGTACAGCAGTGCGGCGAATAGTACGTTCGTGACGAAATTCGTGGGCTAGTTGTTGTTCAGGGCGATCGGACATTTTTTTACAACTCACAATAAAGGGCAAAATGTAGTTGGAGTAGTTCCCGACTTTAGCCAATCAAGGTAATATTTATTACCGAGGTTTACAGACCAAGGAGCGATCGCAGCTTGCTTGCTGAAACAATCTCTCTTTGACCTTCCCATGAATTAAACCCAATTCAAAAGCCCAGATCGCTTTCTTTTAAGAGAATGTTAAATATGTAAAGACTGGACAATTTTCAGCAGCAGAAGGTTACAAACATACAAGTATCTCCTCCGTTTGATTGATATATCGCAACATTTAGCGGTAAAAAAATATACAAAAAACCGATAGAGACGTAGCACTGCTACGTCTCTATAATTTAGATCGGGTCTAGATTGCCTACCTTCTCACGCCATTTCCCGGAATTCTAGGTATTTCCACCGCCTCGCGGAAGCGTTCTACTTTATCGTTATACTCAATTGGTAAAACACACTCCACATTTTCGTGAGGACGAGGAATAATTACCCAAGATTCTAGAGTGGCGCCGTAAGCGCGTTCTACTGCCTCTATTCCCGCTTCCATAGCTCTTTTAACTTCCGAGACATCTCCCCGGATATTCACAGTAAAACGAGCGCTACCGACTCGAATATAACCCACCAGCGTGACGCGACCTGATTTCACCATTGCGTCTGCTGCTGCTAAAATACCTGGAAAACCTTTAGTTTCGATCGAACCAACCGCCTGTAATGACATCGCCTTTTTCCTCGCTTTTGATGGGCTATTTGATAATTCAAGAATTATTGTACTAGCCCCAACTAACAAATTTGGTTAAAACTATCAATAGTTAACTTAGTTAACTTCAGCTTCAAATGCGGAACTGTTCCACCTCTTCGGTATATTCTAAAGGCAGAACCGATTCCACATTTTCGGGTGGGTTGGGGACAATATAATGAGTAATAACTTGACCGCCATAAGCTGCTTCGGCGGCTTCAATTCCTGCCGCGATCGCGGGTTTAACTTCGGAAATCCCCCCCCGAATAGCAATATAAAAGCGACCGCTTTCTGCTTTATCAAAATAAACCAGCGTCACTCGCGCCGCTTTTACCGAGGCATCGGCTGCGGCTAAAATTGCTGGAAAACCTAATGTTTCAATCACTCCGACCGCTTCTGGCATCGTCTTGCTCCAGACCTCAAATGAGGGTAAATCTAAATTATCGTTCCAAACTACGGGGATCGAGGGCATCTCGTAAACCATCCCCAAGCAAATTAAAAGATAACACAGTCAAGACAATCAGAATAGCGGGAGGCCAAATTAACCAAGGTTGGAGAACTAAAATCGAAGCATTAGTAGCTAAAGAAAGCAAATTACCCCAACTAGGATCGGGTTGCTGAATACCTAAACCAATCAAACTGAGAACTGATTCCGCAACGATAAACGCTGGCACCGCTAAGGTTGCAGAAATAATAATATAACTGGCAGTTTGGGGCAAAACATGACGGATAATAATGTAAAAAGGATTTGCTCCCATCGCCCTAGCCGCATCAACAAACTCTCGTTGTTTGAGCGAAAGTACCTGTCCGCGAATTACCCGCGCTAGTCCCGCCCAACTAATAAAAGAAGTAATTACCACAATCAGCAAAAATCGTTGGGCGCTTGTTAAACCTGGAGGTAAAATTGCCGCCAGCGCGACTAACAAATAGATACTTGGAATTGTCATCAGCACTTCAACAAAACGCATGAAAAAGGTATCAGTCCAGCCGCCAAAATAGCCAGAAATACCCCCAACGAGCATTCCCAGAGGAAAAGAAATCGCGATCCCGATTAAACCAATACTCAGGCTAATTCTACCGCCAAAGAGCAAGCGACTAAATTGGTCGCGACCTTGTTCGTCAGTACCAAGAAGATTAATATTACCTGAACCGACTGTACCAAATAAGTGAAGATCGAGTGGGATGCCAGGAAAAAGAGTTACTTCGGCAAACTTTGGTGGTAGAGGTAGGCGAATTTGGAGGAATTTATATTCTGAACCGCGAACAAACAAACGTATGGGAGAAGGTCGAGCGAAATCTACCCTTAGTTCGCGAGATCCGGTTTCGGGGTCGGTTGGACCTTGGGTAGTGGGATAAACGTGAGGTCCGATGAATTCTCCTGCTTGGTTACGCCAATAAATTGTTGTCGGTGGCAGTAGAGAACTGTTTACTTGGGAAGCATAAGGATCGTAAGGGGCAACAAAATCTGCTGCGATGACGGCTAGGTATAAAATCAATAGTACCGTTGCCCCAAAACGAGCTAAAGGATTCTTTTTTAGTTTTTGCCACCACTTCATAGATACCTTACCGAAAAATTTGGGTTATTAGCCCCGTCCCGATCGGACGGCTTTATGCTAAACTGAGTGAGTGAGTAATGTCGGGCAGACGGGAAAAATGCTCGTCGAGGGTAAAGAGATCGGGGTTGATACTATGTGTATCGGCTAGACTCTCCCAACGAAGCGAGAATCCACTCGCCTTTAGGCAAGGGATTTGTCAAGTTTAGGCGTGAACTTTTTCCGCTAAACCTTGGAGATATTCTTCTTCTTGTTTTTCGTGTTCAACAACAAATACATTTGAGTAGAGGTTAGCAATAATTTGCTGACCTTGTTGAGTTAGGGAAAGATAGCGCAAGGCATCTTTAATGTAAGGATAGACGGCATTCCAATAAAATTTGGCGTAGTTGCGCCGTAAATCGCCCGGATTAGCAAAGCCCATCACTTTGTTGGCGCCTGTTTCTTCAAATTCGTAAAAAAGTGCGCTAATTTTCTTTAAATAGCGGGGATCGCTCAGTTGACCGATCAAGTCAGAAGCGCGAATTAAACCGGGGTAGTTCACTGTATCTTGATGGTCGTCTTGGTTAGGTACAGGAAAGCGAGTTAGTTCGATGTTGCGTTTGATTAGTTCGGCATCGATGAGTTTATGACCGCCAAAACGTTCTTCGATGAACAATTTACCTCGGTCTACGTGATAAGGAGTGAGGGAAGCATCGGAACAACCTGGTGGTAGATGAACCATTTCGCCTTTCCCAGTAGCATAGAGTCTTTCGCTGTCGCGATCGCTGCGACATACTCCTTTGACGTAACCTATGTCGTGACAGGCTACGGAAATGATAAAGTGTAACCAATCTTCGCAGGAAACTCCTCCTTCACGTATGTGTTTACCGCGTAAAAGTTCTTGTCCGACTAAGGTAACGAGAATTGAGTGTTCGACGTTGTGATAGAGTGCATCACTGTTGGCAATATTTTCCATTGCCATACTGCCTGCCCAGGCGATAATCTCTTCGTAGTTACTTTTGAGTCCGCCGTAGGTACGACGGTAGCCTTGGCGAAGCTTTTCGACAAACGCATCAATAAGTATTTCTGTGGCGTTAAACATCTTTCTTACTTTGAGGAATATTAAATTACGCAGGATTTACAAGGGAGTCAAATTTAATTTAGGGCGCTGTGTTGATTTTAATCTAAGCTTAATCAGACTGGCAGCTATTTTGGGAAAATCCTCATAAAGATTTTGCAAATTTGGACAACAAGATTAGTTAATTAGAGAACTTTCAGGTGAAATTGCAAGCCATCATGAGGGTGAGTGGTGGTTCCGCTCACAATTCTTAAGTTTTGATTTGGTAACAACTCCCACTCATAATCCCGTGCTAAAAGGGCAGCAAAAATTTTTATTTCTAAACGAGCAAATTCTTTACCTATACATTCTCTAATTCCACCACCAAAGGGAATGTAGCTAAAGGTTTTGGTTTTCGACTGAGAATGCTCTGGATTGAAGCGATCGGGATCGAATTGTTTTGGTTGGGTATAAACGCTAGCATCTAGATGGGTTTGATAGGTTTGGTAAAGTATTTTCCAACCTTGAGGAATTTGATAACCTTGAAATTGGCAAGGATTGATTACTTTCCGGAAACCGCCACTAGCGGGGGGAATTAAGCGCAGAACTTCTTGCAATACTTGCTCTAGGTAGGTCATTTGTTTAAGTTGGTCAAAGGTTAAGGGTGCTGCTGAGGAAAATTTTTGTTGCTCGCTACGAATTTTGGCACGCACTTCGGGATGTTGGGCGACGAGAAAGCAAAAAGACGCGATCGCGCTGGTTAAGGTTTCGTGACCTGTAAAGAGTAATAATAACACTTGGTCTTTGAGTTCGGCGATACTTAAACTATTGCCGTCTTCGTCTCGAGCTTCGATCAGTAATCCCAAGGTGTCGTTGCCGCGATCGCTTTGTTGTTGACGCTGGCGAATAATTGTTTCTATTTCGGCTAAAAGTAGTTTCCGAGCTTGTTTGGCACGACCAAATTTTGTCCAGGGTAAGGGGAGAGCGACCGTAAATATACCTTGACACCACGTTTCAAACAGGCGAGCGAGTTTGGTTTGAGAACCGCGATCGATTCCCACCAAAAGTTTACACGCGATATCTAAGGTGTAATTTCTGAGTTCGGGATACCAAGTTAAGGTTTGCTGTTGCGCCCATTTTTCTAGGTAGTTTTGGGTGATTTGTTCCATTGCACTGAC contains:
- a CDS encoding substrate-binding domain-containing protein, translated to MKIKRQMSFVLAGILLLGANGCAGSKEDAEVPTPSTSGSASPTDVEIQEDVIVDGSTVVFPASDAISKKFMTDNPELRVTVGLSNSEVSFKRFCLGDTDMAGASRPISKAEMDICEANNVQFVEVPYLFEVVTLVVHPNNDWASCLTLEQVKEIWQPVPEEGEAATLVATPPSPEGETETPEKIEKIENWNQINQEYPAREIVLYGPDNDSDTYEYFADTVIEQNADTRVDYNLSEQQTEVIENVKANPNSLGFVNLGNYQAYYQEEETTDQEKLEQKENPIKLVPIDNGSEQCVEPTPEMVYNGNYKPLSRPLFLYINKGSLETRDGVQELTEYLFDSDNETVYLEAGYLPLSGSILNLAKKRLDNLTTGSIFEGESVAADKLLEMLKEAE
- a CDS encoding YqaE/Pmp3 family membrane protein, producing METRHQPGNIISSRYRIVAPLGEGGFSTTYEAEDLTNYQRVALKALSLRYVQDWKVLELFEREARILANLQHPGIPAYKDYFHEDTESDRHFYLVQEMVSGTSLADLVASGWHATEAEVKQIATQILSILDYLHQLMPPVIHRDIKPKNIIRQSDGKIFLVDFGAVQDVYRNTMTAGGTFVGTFGYMPPEQYRGQAFFSSDLYSLGATLIFLLTHRSPTELPQKRLKINFRDRVQISSDLANWLDKILEPAAEDRFQTAKQAQQALEKPEIPTIPTYPMRPRRSPQPANNNLKPIQIGFFDKNNTPYIVRLLIAVWLPPLGTYLQVGLTQNFWINIFLSIIAVPLGIIHAIWLITRNKPLQ
- a CDS encoding RuBisCO accumulation factor 1, which encodes MTQNPQNTQSQLSESEALQLLTSLRHKEGTWVEWGQNCQKLQKAGYNSQTLFEETGIEPVQQNQIIVAAQVYESIIQAGASEEIKTYFQGPKSDILYEFRILYGKQRLAAAELAKEKQIDVDGAHEVARAIKDFSRYSKNLPEGFTNHPGDAVAYQCWKVARAKKDIQDRSRLIAKGLQFAHSASAREQIEKLLTDFSVVPTRKAPLLPVYRQETEAELARIVPVAGTLPLTVKEIETVAPLEEIEPFRIVKYSGKGAVIALPGWQAILKATDPVAILCQSEQLPNTSSNKSEEVVAVVDREVTEWNVNSYFLVANEENVEIHWFEELPEMPILGQLLLILRAKKIIDENNITEPWQMDD
- a CDS encoding BMC domain-containing protein, encoding MDVQTKRLPPRQTRQQQRSAESALGLISTTSFPAIVGTADMMLKSAEVTLVGYEKIGSGYCTAIVRGKTADVRLAVEEGAKTAAQFGQLVGKTVIPRPMANLEAVFPIGTRLVELAQQEQGYSRLSNNSIGLLETRGFPAMVGAADAMLKAADVQLASYETIGDGLCTAIIRGSVANVAVAIEAGMYEAERIGELHSVMVIPRLMEDLEHTLPVASYWLDKPEPLPVMLPKKVKETEKQPALPITVQEEQPQPLELPELDKIPLEIERKQQ
- a CDS encoding carbon dioxide-concentrating mechanism protein CcmK, giving the protein MSLQAVGSIETKGFPGILAAADAMVKSGRVTLVGYIRVGSARFTVNIRGDVSEVKRAMEAGIEAVERAYGATLESWVIIPRPHENVECVLPIEYNDKVERFREAVEIPRIPGNGVRR
- a CDS encoding BMC domain-containing protein produces the protein MPEAVGVIETLGFPAILAAADASVKAARVTLVYFDKAESGRFYIAIRGGISEVKPAIAAGIEAAEAAYGGQVITHYIVPNPPENVESVLPLEYTEEVEQFRI
- a CDS encoding ABC transporter permease — its product is MKWWQKLKKNPLARFGATVLLILYLAVIAADFVAPYDPYASQVNSSLLPPTTIYWRNQAGEFIGPHVYPTTQGPTDPETGSRELRVDFARPSPIRLFVRGSEYKFLQIRLPLPPKFAEVTLFPGIPLDLHLFGTVGSGNINLLGTDEQGRDQFSRLLFGGRISLSIGLIGIAISFPLGMLVGGISGYFGGWTDTFFMRFVEVLMTIPSIYLLVALAAILPPGLTSAQRFLLIVVITSFISWAGLARVIRGQVLSLKQREFVDAARAMGANPFYIIIRHVLPQTASYIIISATLAVPAFIVAESVLSLIGLGIQQPDPSWGNLLSLATNASILVLQPWLIWPPAILIVLTVLSFNLLGDGLRDALDPRSLER
- a CDS encoding Npun_R2479 family HD domain-containing metalloprotein, with protein sequence MFNATEILIDAFVEKLRQGYRRTYGGLKSNYEEIIAWAGSMAMENIANSDALYHNVEHSILVTLVGQELLRGKHIREGGVSCEDWLHFIISVACHDIGYVKGVCRSDRDSERLYATGKGEMVHLPPGCSDASLTPYHVDRGKLFIEERFGGHKLIDAELIKRNIELTRFPVPNQDDHQDTVNYPGLIRASDLIGQLSDPRYLKKISALFYEFEETGANKVMGFANPGDLRRNYAKFYWNAVYPYIKDALRYLSLTQQGQQIIANLYSNVFVVEHEKQEEEYLQGLAEKVHA
- a CDS encoding cytochrome P450, with the protein product MTTNKPEKLPLPPGKFGLPFLGETLSFLRDRSFAEKRHQQYGEIFKSSILGKPTIFLQGSEANQFIFSNENKNFVVSWPPSTQALLGSLSLALQSGETHKKSRKILYQAFQPRALTGYVSAMEQITQNYLEKWAQQQTLTWYPELRNYTLDIACKLLVGIDRGSQTKLARLFETWCQGIFTVALPLPWTKFGRAKQARKLLLAEIETIIRQRQQQSDRGNDTLGLLIEARDEDGNSLSIAELKDQVLLLLFTGHETLTSAIASFCFLVAQHPEVRAKIRSEQQKFSSAAPLTFDQLKQMTYLEQVLQEVLRLIPPASGGFRKVINPCQFQGYQIPQGWKILYQTYQTHLDASVYTQPKQFDPDRFNPEHSQSKTKTFSYIPFGGGIRECIGKEFARLEIKIFAALLARDYEWELLPNQNLRIVSGTTTHPHDGLQFHLKVL